Below is a window of Buchnera aphidicola (Kurisakia onigurumii) DNA.
TTTTCATATTGCAAAAATTAATTAATTTATTTTTATAAATATTTAATTTAAAATTAAAATATATAGAAAAATATTTTTTTACATAATTGTACTCAAAAAAATTATATTTTTATTTAAAAAATATAATTTTCATAATTATAAGAATAATATAATGACTATTTTAAAAATACTTACTTATCCAAATAAAAATTTAAGAAAAATAGCAAAACCAGTCAAAGAAATAAACTTAAAAATTAAAAAAATTATACATGATATGATTAAAACAATGCACTTCAATAATGGTATAGGATTAGCAGCTACACAAGTAAATATTCCATTAAAAATTATAGTTATAACTGAAAATATAAATAACAATAAAGTTATGGTTTTCATTAATCCAAAAATAATAGAAAAATCTGAATTTATTCGATCAAAAGAAGGTTGTTTATCGATACCTAATTATGAATTTTTCATAAAAAGATACAAATATATAAAAATGCAAGCTTTAAATATATTAGGACAAACTATAATAATAGAAACTGATTCATTGTTATCAATATGCATTCAACATGAAATAGATCATTTAAATGGAATATTATTCATAGATTATTTATCTTCTTTACAAAAAGAAATATTGAACAAAAAAATTATTAAATTACAAAAACTATCTACAAAAATATAATTGATAAAACATGCATAAAAAAATAAAAATTATTTTTTCTGGTTCTTCTGAATTTTCTGCAAAACATTTAAAATTTTTAATAAAAAATAATATAAAAATAATTGCAGTATTAACTCCTCCAAATAAACCATTTGGAAGAGGTAAAAAAATTGTAGAAAATCCTGTATATAAAATATCTAAAAAATACAATATTGTAATATTCAATCCAACAAATTTAAAATCTGAAGATATTTATATAAATTTAAAAAAAATGAAAGCAGATATGATGATTGTAGTGTCATATGGATTAATTTTTCCAAAAAAAATTCTTGATATATTTCCATTAGGTTGTATCAATTTACATACTTCAATACTACCTAGATGGAGAGGTCCTTCTCCAATACAATCAGCAATACTACACGGAGATAATAAAACAGGTGTAACAACAATTTATATGGACAAAGGAATGGATTCTGGTCCTATTATTCATACAATAGAATGTAATATAAAAAAAAAAATGACAAGTTTGGAATTAAATAATAAATTAATTAAAATAGGAAAAAAATGTTTATTATATTCTTTAAAAAAAATATTTATTCAAAAAAATATTTGTACAATTCAGAATATAAAAAACGTTACATATACAAAAAAAATTAAAAAAAAAGATGCAAAAATAAAGTGGAATAAAACTGCTATAGAAATAGAAAGAGTTATTCGAGCTTATAACCCTTGGCCAGTAGCATATTTTAATTACAAAAATATAAACATAAAAGTATGGAAAAGTAGTATAGAAAAAAAAAATTACATTGGTGCATCCATAGGAGAAATTTGTTGCTCTGATAAAATCGGTTTAAAAATACAAACAAAAAATTTTTGTATTAGAATAGAAAAAATTCAATTTCCAGGAAAAAAAATAATCAATTTTTATGATTTTTTAAATTCAAAAAAAGAATTTTTTATTATTGGAAGTATTATTGTTTAATGGTAAAAATTTTTATTTTATAAAAATGATAAATTATGGAATATATTTTATTTCACAATATATCATTTTTTTTATTTTATTTATTAATTAAACAAATAAAAAATCAAAAATATTTATTTTTTTGTATTTTTTTTAAAAATAATTTTTTTTCGATCTACTAATTGAATAAAAGCTTGAATAGAATTGTCTCCTTTTCGAAATCCACACTTTAAAATACGAGTATATCCACCAGGCCTGTCGATAAAATGAGGTCCTATTTCTTTAAATAATTTATTTAAAATCTCATTGTCTTTAATTTTTCTAAAAATAAAACGACGGTTAGAAACACTATCTAATTTAGATTTTGTAATTATAGGCTCTATAAATCTTCGTAATTCTTTTGCTTTAGATAAAGTAGTTTTTATTAATTCATATTTTAATAAGGAACAAGTCATATTTCTAAACATCAAATTAAAATGACTTCTAGTTCTATTTAATTTTCTTCCAATTTTTCTATGTCTCATTATTTTCCCTTGTTATAATATAATTTACAAAATAAAAAAAATAACTGAATTAATTGTCTAAAATATTTTTTGGAGGCCAATTATCTAACCGCATTCCTAATGCTAAATTTCTAGAAGATAATATATCTTTTATTTCTGTCAAAGATTTTTTTCCTAAATTAGGAGTTTTTAACAATTCTACTTCACTTTTTTGTACTAAATCTCCTATATAATGTATTGATTCTGCTTTTAAACAATTTGCAGATCGTACTGTTAATTCTAAATCATCTACCGGTCTTAATAAAATAGGTTCGAATTCTGGTTTTTCCTCTTTAACTTCTATAGATTCTACATTTCTTAAATCTACAAATGCTTCTAATTGTTCTGATAAAATAGTCGCGGCGGTACGAATAGCTTTTTCAGGATCAATTGTTCCATTAGTTTCCATTTCTAATATTAACTTATCTAAATCAGTTCTTTGTGCTACTCGAGCAGCTTCAACTTTATATGAAATACGATTTATTGGACTATAACAAGCATCTAATAATAACCTTCCAATAGTATGTCCTGAAGAATTATTATTTTGATTCAACCTTGAATAAGCTGCTGCATATCCTCTACCCTTTTCTACTTTAATTTTCATATTAATACTTGCAAAATCTGAAGTTAAATTACAAATAATATGATTTCGGTTTACAATCTCTACATCAGAATCATGTTGAATATCTGACGCTTTAACTTGAGAAATTCCAGATTTTGAAAGAACTAAAATTGATTCATTTTTTTCATACATTTTTATAAATAATCCTTTTAAATTTAAAAGAATTTCAAGTATATCTTCTCTAATTCCTTCTTTAGTACTATACTCATGTAAAACTCCATCAATTTCAACTTCTGTTACCGCACACCCAGGAATAGAAGATAATAAAATTCTTCTTAGTGCATTACCGAGAGTATAACCAAAACCTCTTTCTAAAGGCTCTAATGTAACTTTTGTATGAAATTCATCAATTTGTTCAATATCAACTAACCGAGGTTTTAAAAGATTATTAAAAAAATTGTTCATTTTTATTTTTCTCTAAAAATTTTTCTTTTATTTTGAATACAATTCAACAATTAAATGTTCATTTATCTCAGAAGAAAAATCAGATCTTTCTGGTAATCTTTTTACAATTCCTTCCATATTTTTAATATTAACTTCTATCCAATCTACTATTTCTCGTTGTTTGGACAATTCTAAAGATGCTTTTATTCTATATTGATTCATAGATTTAGAAGATATGGAAATTTTATCATTTAAAATTACTTGATAAGATGGAATATTTACAATTTTTTTGTTCACCATAATAGATTTATGACTAATTAATTGCCGAGATTCCATTCGAGTACTTCCAAAACCCATTCTATATACAATATTATCTAATCTATTTTCTAAGAAATACAATAAATTTTCTCCTGTATTTCCTTTTTTTTTAGTTGCTTTTACATAATAATTTCGAAACTGTTTCTCTAAAATCCCATATAACCGACGAACCTTTTGTTTTTCTCGTAATTGAATTCCATATTCTGATAATCTAGACTTACGTAATCCATGTTGACCAGGTAATCTATCTAATTTACATTTAGTATCAATAGATCTAATTCCAGATTTTAAAAATAAATCTGTTCCTTCTCTACGACTTAATTTTAATTTAGGACCTAAATATTTTGCCATGTTCATCTCTTTATTATTTTATTTAAAAATATTATTATAAAAATGTTTATACTCTTCTTTTTTTAGGAGGTCTACATCCATTATGAGGTATAGGAGTAACATCTGTTATATTAGTAATTTTAAAACCAGATGCATTTAATGCTCTAATAGTCGATTCTCTACCTGGACCTGGACCTTTTACCATAACTTCTAAATTTTTTATTCCATAATCTTTTACATATTCAGCACATTTTTCAGCAGCTACTTGAGCAGCAAAAGGAGTAGATTTTCTAGATCCTCTAAAACCAGAACCTCCTGCAGTTGCCCATCCTAAAGTATTTCCTTTTCTATCAGTAATAGTAACAATTGTATTATTAAAAGAAGCATGTATATGCGCAATTCCATCATTAATTTTTTTAGTAATTCTTTTTTTTACACGAATAGATTTTATCTTAGACATAATTTTATATTATTCCTTAAAACATAATTTAATAAAATGATTTTTTTATTTATTTTTTAATTGCCTTTCTTGGTCCTTTTCTAGTTCTAGCATTTGTTTTAGTTCTTTGCCCTCTTACAGGTAATCCTTTTCTATGTCTAAGTCCTCTATAACAACCTAAATCCATTAATCTTTTAATATTTAAAGTTTTTTCTCTTCTTAAATCACCTTCTACAATTATTTTAGAAATTTCTAATCTTAATCCTTCAATTTGGTCTTCTTTTAACATTTTTATTTTCAATTTTGTAGATATTCCTAAACACATACAAATTTTTTTGGCTGTTGATAGTCCAATTCCATATATCGAAGTTAAAGCAACGTTAACATGCTTATTATCGGATATATTAATACCTGCAATACGAATCATAATTCTAATCCTATATAATTAATATTATGAAAAATTTTTTTGATTTATATGAATTTATAAAAACTTTTATACAAAGTATAAATATTTTTCATATATTTTTTTAATTTTTAACCTTGTCTTTGTTTATGTTTTCCATCATGAGTACAAATAATTCTTACTACATTTCTTCTTTTTACCACTTTACAGTTTCTACATAATTTTTTTACAGAAGTTTTAACTTTCATATTATCCTTATTTTATAATTTTTAAAATTAACTTTTTGAAAAATTCAAATTAGATTTTTTTAAAATAGAAGAATATTGGTTAGACATAATTAATGTTTGTATTTGAGAAATAATTTCAATAATTACTAATACTACAATTAATAATGAAGTTCCTCCAAAATAAAATGGTACTTTTAAAAAAAATCTCATAATTTCAGGAAGCAAACAAATAAAAGTAATATAAATTGCACCAATAAAAGTCAATCTGGTGGTAATTAAATTAATATAATTTGCTGTTTTTTCTCCTGGTCTAATACCAGGAATAAATGCTCCATTTTTTTTTAAATTTTCAGATGTTTCTTTAGGATTAAATACTAAACCAGTATAAAAAAAACAAAAAAATACTATTGCTGAAGAATATATTACTATATATAAAATATGGTTAGGTACTAAACAATTTGAAATAAAAACTAACCAATTCCAATTTTTAAAATTAACAAACCAAGATATTATTGTAGCAGGAAATAAAATAACACTTGAAGCAAATATAGCAGGCATTACACCAGAAATATTTAATTTAATAGGAAGGTAAGTAATTTGTGAAGAATATATCCTATTACCTCTTTGTTTTTGTATGTAATGTATACCGATATTTCTTTGACTTTTTTCTATAAAAATAACAACATAAATAACTAAAAATATTATTGTAAAAATTATTGATATAGAAAAATAATTTAAACTACCTATACGTACTTCATTAATAGTATTTAATAAAGATACAGGTAAACCAGAAACTATTCCTGAAAATATAATCAAAGAAGTTCCGTTTCCTAAACCAAATTCATTGATTAATTCACTTAACCACATTAAAAAAATTGTACCAGAAACCAAACTTATAATAGATATAATATAAAAAGATGTATCTACATGAATAATTAATTTATTAATTCCTGGTATATTAGGTAATCCAAAAGAAATACCTATAGACTGAAATATAGATAAAATTAAAGTTAACCATCTAGTATATTTTGTAAGAATACGATTTCCATATTCCCCTTCTTTTTTTATATTAGAAAAATAAGGATATATTAAAGTTAATAATTGAATTATAATAGATGCAGAAATATATGGCATAATACCTAAAGTAAAAATAGAAGCTCTATTTAATGATCCTCCTGAAAACATATTAAATATTTCTAATATTGTACCTTTACTATTACTTATTATTTTCGATAATACGGTTGTATCAATTCCAGGAATAGGGATATACGATCCAAATCGAAATACTATTATTGATCCTATAACAAAAAAAATCCTATTTTGTAATTCTATGAAGTTATTTATATTTTTTTTCATATTAATAAATTTATAATAATAATTGGCTATTCAAAATCTATTTTTGGATTTTACCACCTGATTTTTTTATTGCTATACGAGCTCCTTTTGTTACTTGTAATCCTTGTACTATGACTGGTATTTTAATTTTTCCACATAAAATAATTCTTACAAAAGAAATATTTTTTTTTATAACACCTATCATTTTTAGTGTATCTAAATTTACTATTCCATTAGGAATAGAATTCAAATCAGATAATCTCACTTCAGATGTTTTTCTTTTATTAGAAGAATTAAATCCAAATTTAGGAACTCTTCTATACAAAGGCATTTGACCTCCTTCAAAACCTCTTCGAATACTACTTCCAGATCTAGATTTTTGACCTTTATGACCTCTTCCTGATGTTTTACCAAAACCACTTCCTATACCTCTTCCTAATCTAGTTTTATTTTTCTTTGATCCTTTTTTTGGATGTAATGTATTCAAATACATTTTAAGAAACCTCCTCAACTGTAATCATATAAGAAATTTTTTTTACCATACCTAAAATAGATTTAGTATTATTTCTAATCACAAAATGATTTATTCTACGTAAACCTAACCCTAATAAAGTAGATCGATGTGAAGGTAATCTTCCAATAGAACTTTTTTTTTGTGTAATTTTAATTAATTTCATTTTTTTATCCTAATATATCAGATATTTTTTTGTTTCTTTTAGCTGCAATCATTTCTATAGATTTCATATTTTTTAATCCATAAATAGTAGCTCTTACTACATTGATGGGGTTGGTAGATCCATATGTTTTAGCTAATACATTTTGTACTCCTGCAACTTCTAAAACAGATCTCATAGCTCCTCCAGCAATAATACCAGTTCCTTCTGAAGCCGGCTTCATAAAAACATTTGATCCAGTATAAGAACTTTTTATAGTATGTTGTAACGTTTTGTTTTTTAAACAAATATTAATGATATTTCTTCTCGCTTGTTCCATTGCTTTTTGAATAGCAGAAGGAACTTCTCTAGCTTTTCCATACCCAAAACCAATTTTTCCAGCACCATTTCCTACAACTGTAAGTGCAGTAAAAGAAAAAATTCTTCCTCCTTTTACTGTTTTTGATACTCTATTAACAGAAATTAATTTTTCTTGTAATTCAGAATTATTTATTTTATTTCCAGCATTCTTCACAATTTTCACCAATTCATATTAAAATTTTTAAAAAATTAGACCTTCTTCACGCGCCGATTTTGCTAATTCACTAATCCTTCCGTGATACTTAAATCCAGATCGATCAAAAGAAACATTTTTTATTCCTTGTAAAATTGCTCTTTTCGCAATTAATTTTCCAATTTTTTTTGCTGCAAATTTATTCCCGGTATATTTAATAGCACTTTTTACATTTTTTTCTAATGTAGATGCTGACGCTAACACCTTAGAATTTGGATGTGAAGAAATAATTTGTGCATAAATATGCCGAGAAGTTCGATGTATAACTAAACGTATAGAACTATTTTTTTTTAATTTAGAACGTAAATAAATAGATCTTTTTAAACGAATCATTTTTTTTTTATTCTTTTTAAATAAAATCATTTTATTTTTTCTTAGCCTCTTTAATACGAATTACTTCATTTTCATATCTAATACCTTTTCCTTTATACGGTTCAGGAATTCTATAACTTCTTAAATTAGCAGCTACTTGACCTAACAATCTTTTATCTGCGCTTTTTAATATAATTTCTGTTTGAGAAGGTACAGAAATATCTATTCCTGAAGGAATGATATATTCAATAGTATGTGAAAAACCAAGTGACATATTAATTATGTTATTTTTTAAAAAAACACGATATCCTACTCCAGTTAAAAATAATTTTTTTGTGAACCCATGAGTAATTCCAATAATCATAGAAAATACTAAAGATCTTAATGTACCTGCATGAGCCCAAGCATTAGAATATTTTTTTTTTCCTAAAAATATTAAATGGTTATCAACATGAGTAATTTGTACAGAATTATGTATGTAACAAAATAATTTTTTACTATTACCTTCAATAATAATTTTATTTTTTTTTAAAAAAATATTTATATCTTTAGGTACTAGAATAGGTTTTTTAGCAATACGAGACATATTTTATCCTTATTTTAAGATACATAACAAATAATCTCACCTCCTATACCGATTTTTCTTGCTGTTTTATCAGTAATTACTCCTTTAGAAGTAGATATAATTGCAATTCCTAAACCATCTAAAATTTTAGGAATATTATATTTTTTTCTATAAACCCGTAATCCAGGGCTACTAATTCTTGTAATATTTTCAATTACTGGTTTTGCATTAAAATATTTTAAATATATTTTTAAAATAGATAAATTATTTCTACAAACATCATAATTTAAAATATATCCTTCTTGTTTCAATACATTACTAATAGATATCTTTAAATTAGATGAAGGCATAGAAACAAATATCTTATTAGATTTTTGTGCGTTACGAATTCTAGTTAACATGTCTGATACAGGATCTTGCATACTCATTTTATTTCTCTTATTAATAAATAAATGTTATAAAAAATTTTACCAACTTGCTTTTTTTAATCCTGGTATTTCTCCCCTCATAGCAGATTCTCGTAATTTAATTCGACTTAAACCAAATTTTCTTAAAAACGCATGAGGTCTACCTGTTTGTCTACAACGATTTCTTTGTCTAGAAATACTAGAATCTCTAGGAAAAGTTTGTAACTTTAACATCGCATTCCATCTTTCTTGTTCTGAAGATTTAGAATTAATAATA
It encodes the following:
- the rpsM gene encoding 30S ribosomal protein S13 translates to MIRIAGINISDNKHVNVALTSIYGIGLSTAKKICMCLGISTKLKIKMLKEDQIEGLRLEISKIIVEGDLRREKTLNIKRLMDLGCYRGLRHRKGLPVRGQRTKTNARTRKGPRKAIKK
- the rpsN gene encoding 30S ribosomal protein S14; this translates as MAKKSILEREKKRVKLSRKFLDKRSDLKLIIINSKSSEQERWNAMLKLQTFPRDSSISRQRNRCRQTGRPHAFLRKFGLSRIKLRESAMRGEIPGLKKASW
- the rpmD gene encoding 50S ribosomal protein L30, with product MKLIKITQKKSSIGRLPSHRSTLLGLGLRRINHFVIRNNTKSILGMVKKISYMITVEEVS
- the rpsE gene encoding 30S ribosomal protein S5; its protein translation is MVKIVKNAGNKINNSELQEKLISVNRVSKTVKGGRIFSFTALTVVGNGAGKIGFGYGKAREVPSAIQKAMEQARRNIINICLKNKTLQHTIKSSYTGSNVFMKPASEGTGIIAGGAMRSVLEVAGVQNVLAKTYGSTNPINVVRATIYGLKNMKSIEMIAAKRNKKISDILG
- the rpsD gene encoding 30S ribosomal protein S4, which encodes MAKYLGPKLKLSRREGTDLFLKSGIRSIDTKCKLDRLPGQHGLRKSRLSEYGIQLREKQKVRRLYGILEKQFRNYYVKATKKKGNTGENLLYFLENRLDNIVYRMGFGSTRMESRQLISHKSIMVNKKIVNIPSYQVILNDKISISSKSMNQYRIKASLELSKQREIVDWIEVNIKNMEGIVKRLPERSDFSSEINEHLIVELYSK
- the rplQ gene encoding 50S ribosomal protein L17; this encodes MRHRKIGRKLNRTRSHFNLMFRNMTCSLLKYELIKTTLSKAKELRRFIEPIITKSKLDSVSNRRFIFRKIKDNEILNKLFKEIGPHFIDRPGGYTRILKCGFRKGDNSIQAFIQLVDRKKIIFKKNTKK
- a CDS encoding DNA-directed RNA polymerase subunit alpha gives rise to the protein MNNFFNNLLKPRLVDIEQIDEFHTKVTLEPLERGFGYTLGNALRRILLSSIPGCAVTEVEIDGVLHEYSTKEGIREDILEILLNLKGLFIKMYEKNESILVLSKSGISQVKASDIQHDSDVEIVNRNHIICNLTSDFASINMKIKVEKGRGYAAAYSRLNQNNNSSGHTIGRLLLDACYSPINRISYKVEAARVAQRTDLDKLILEMETNGTIDPEKAIRTAATILSEQLEAFVDLRNVESIEVKEEKPEFEPILLRPVDDLELTVRSANCLKAESIHYIGDLVQKSEVELLKTPNLGKKSLTEIKDILSSRNLALGMRLDNWPPKNILDN
- the rplF gene encoding 50S ribosomal protein L6, producing MSRIAKKPILVPKDINIFLKKNKIIIEGNSKKLFCYIHNSVQITHVDNHLIFLGKKKYSNAWAHAGTLRSLVFSMIIGITHGFTKKLFLTGVGYRVFLKNNIINMSLGFSHTIEYIIPSGIDISVPSQTEIILKSADKRLLGQVAANLRSYRIPEPYKGKGIRYENEVIRIKEAKKK
- the fmt gene encoding methionyl-tRNA formyltransferase codes for the protein MHKKIKIIFSGSSEFSAKHLKFLIKNNIKIIAVLTPPNKPFGRGKKIVENPVYKISKKYNIVIFNPTNLKSEDIYINLKKMKADMMIVVSYGLIFPKKILDIFPLGCINLHTSILPRWRGPSPIQSAILHGDNKTGVTTIYMDKGMDSGPIIHTIECNIKKKMTSLELNNKLIKIGKKCLLYSLKKIFIQKNICTIQNIKNVTYTKKIKKKDAKIKWNKTAIEIERVIRAYNPWPVAYFNYKNINIKVWKSSIEKKNYIGASIGEICCSDKIGLKIQTKNFCIRIEKIQFPGKKIINFYDFLNSKKEFFIIGSIIV
- the rpsK gene encoding 30S ribosomal protein S11, whose product is MSKIKSIRVKKRITKKINDGIAHIHASFNNTIVTITDRKGNTLGWATAGGSGFRGSRKSTPFAAQVAAEKCAEYVKDYGIKNLEVMVKGPGPGRESTIRALNASGFKITNITDVTPIPHNGCRPPKKRRV
- the secY gene encoding preprotein translocase subunit SecY, translated to MKKNINNFIELQNRIFFVIGSIIVFRFGSYIPIPGIDTTVLSKIISNSKGTILEIFNMFSGGSLNRASIFTLGIMPYISASIIIQLLTLIYPYFSNIKKEGEYGNRILTKYTRWLTLILSIFQSIGISFGLPNIPGINKLIIHVDTSFYIISIISLVSGTIFLMWLSELINEFGLGNGTSLIIFSGIVSGLPVSLLNTINEVRIGSLNYFSISIIFTIIFLVIYVVIFIEKSQRNIGIHYIQKQRGNRIYSSQITYLPIKLNISGVMPAIFASSVILFPATIISWFVNFKNWNWLVFISNCLVPNHILYIVIYSSAIVFFCFFYTGLVFNPKETSENLKKNGAFIPGIRPGEKTANYINLITTRLTFIGAIYITFICLLPEIMRFFLKVPFYFGGTSLLIVVLVIIEIISQIQTLIMSNQYSSILKKSNLNFSKS
- the rpmJ gene encoding 50S ribosomal protein L36 — its product is MKVKTSVKKLCRNCKVVKRRNVVRIICTHDGKHKQRQG
- the def gene encoding peptide deformylase; amino-acid sequence: MTILKILTYPNKNLRKIAKPVKEINLKIKKIIHDMIKTMHFNNGIGLAATQVNIPLKIIVITENINNNKVMVFINPKIIEKSEFIRSKEGCLSIPNYEFFIKRYKYIKMQALNILGQTIIIETDSLLSICIQHEIDHLNGILFIDYLSSLQKEILNKKIIKLQKLSTKI
- the rpsH gene encoding 30S ribosomal protein S8, encoding MSMQDPVSDMLTRIRNAQKSNKIFVSMPSSNLKISISNVLKQEGYILNYDVCRNNLSILKIYLKYFNAKPVIENITRISSPGLRVYRKKYNIPKILDGLGIAIISTSKGVITDKTARKIGIGGEIICYVS
- the rplO gene encoding 50S ribosomal protein L15, with the protein product MYLNTLHPKKGSKKNKTRLGRGIGSGFGKTSGRGHKGQKSRSGSSIRRGFEGGQMPLYRRVPKFGFNSSNKRKTSEVRLSDLNSIPNGIVNLDTLKMIGVIKKNISFVRIILCGKIKIPVIVQGLQVTKGARIAIKKSGGKIQK
- the rplR gene encoding 50S ribosomal protein L18; the encoded protein is MLFKKNKKKMIRLKRSIYLRSKLKKNSSIRLVIHRTSRHIYAQIISSHPNSKVLASASTLEKNVKSAIKYTGNKFAAKKIGKLIAKRAILQGIKNVSFDRSGFKYHGRISELAKSAREEGLIF